One Paenibacillus sp. FSL H7-0737 DNA segment encodes these proteins:
- a CDS encoding extracellular solute-binding protein — MSKGKRIVSIFMAVMMAVVFSGCQSNKDAESSSQPATGTEATAGSEELTQEPLVIKHFYNYDWFNVDWTSSPSGQEIQKQANVKIELSKATSGDNTKLNMMVASGDIPDLITTNKDDPAIDLMIKNGMVLPISDFIDQYAPEIREQSEPEVFKYYNYKDGKQYFFPSFLVTPYDLQQSDYNTVSGGDGVSAIRSDVYEAIGKPDMSTPDGFFNAVKAAKEKFPKLTGWYFGAFNKDLTFFKAGEFQGYMFPATQFGIHVYDVNADGKLTSGVRNPKFTEFVKFMNKMYTNGLMSSESFVDAQDIKEAKKQKGDTIVFSGIVNDFNETIKTQDNPEVGWEPLPYFPDGKYFKDGSGWTATLISKKVADPERLAKFISFMTSQTGRELDAYGVKGVHWEMKEIDGKQVPRRTPEFQTLYETDGSKYQKETGVSTYFAFSDDYIHGRMAALTDSEKTDYRKNLESIVKPHKEADIALGLIHPLSTSEEGIIQNKLNELSKAYYPKMVMAKNEGAALDTYNEFVKKAEDTGLAKLEAAWTAKYAEFK; from the coding sequence ATGAGTAAGGGAAAAAGGATTGTGTCAATCTTTATGGCAGTAATGATGGCTGTTGTTTTTAGCGGGTGTCAATCGAATAAGGATGCGGAGAGTTCAAGTCAGCCAGCAACGGGTACAGAAGCAACTGCGGGTTCGGAAGAATTGACGCAGGAACCTCTAGTTATCAAGCATTTCTATAATTATGACTGGTTCAATGTCGATTGGACAAGTTCGCCCTCCGGTCAGGAAATTCAAAAGCAGGCCAATGTAAAGATTGAATTAAGCAAAGCAACTTCTGGTGATAATACCAAGCTAAATATGATGGTTGCTTCCGGTGACATTCCTGATTTGATTACAACCAACAAGGATGATCCCGCCATCGATTTAATGATCAAGAATGGCATGGTTTTGCCGATTTCTGATTTTATTGATCAATATGCGCCTGAGATTAGGGAGCAGAGTGAACCAGAGGTCTTTAAATACTACAACTATAAGGATGGAAAGCAATATTTCTTCCCGTCGTTTCTCGTTACCCCATATGACCTTCAACAATCAGATTATAATACGGTTAGCGGAGGTGATGGAGTAAGCGCTATCAGAAGTGATGTTTATGAGGCAATCGGAAAACCAGATATGTCAACGCCTGACGGATTCTTTAATGCAGTGAAAGCAGCAAAGGAAAAGTTTCCTAAGCTTACCGGCTGGTATTTCGGGGCTTTCAACAAAGATCTGACCTTCTTTAAAGCAGGTGAATTTCAAGGTTATATGTTCCCTGCTACCCAATTCGGCATCCATGTATATGATGTAAACGCGGATGGAAAGCTCACATCGGGTGTGCGTAATCCGAAATTCACTGAATTCGTAAAGTTCATGAATAAAATGTACACGAATGGATTAATGTCCTCTGAATCATTCGTAGATGCGCAGGATATTAAAGAAGCTAAGAAACAAAAAGGGGATACGATCGTATTCTCCGGGATCGTGAATGATTTTAACGAAACGATCAAAACTCAGGATAATCCGGAAGTGGGCTGGGAGCCTCTACCGTATTTCCCGGATGGTAAGTATTTCAAAGATGGCTCTGGTTGGACAGCTACGCTGATCTCCAAGAAAGTCGCTGACCCTGAACGGCTGGCTAAATTCATCTCTTTTATGACTTCTCAAACAGGTAGAGAGCTTGATGCTTATGGGGTAAAGGGCGTTCATTGGGAGATGAAGGAGATCGATGGGAAGCAAGTACCAAGACGGACTCCGGAATTCCAGACCTTATACGAAACCGACGGAAGCAAATATCAGAAGGAAACAGGGGTATCCACCTACTTTGCTTTCTCGGATGACTATATCCATGGCAGAATGGCTGCACTTACCGATTCCGAGAAGACAGATTACAGAAAGAACTTGGAGAGCATTGTCAAGCCGCACAAAGAAGCGGATATCGCATTGGGACTTATTCATCCATTGTCCACTTCTGAAGAAGGGATTATCCAAAATAAGCTCAATGAGCTCTCCAAAGCGTACTACCCTAAAATGGTTATGGCCAAGAACGAGGGTGCCGCTTTAGATACCTATAATGAGTTTGTGAAGAAGGCGGAAGACACCGGTTTGGCAAAACTGGAGGCTGCTTGGACCGCTAAGTATGCGGAGTTTAAATAA